The Medicago truncatula cultivar Jemalong A17 chromosome 7, MtrunA17r5.0-ANR, whole genome shotgun sequence genome includes the window agagatatttgttttgagaaaagtatgttatttttattatgttaaatatatttaatggattttttatttagaaaatctAAGTTAGTGAATGTTAAATTTTGGCTCTATGTTGctcataataattttattaattattcaacCCTAATTTTTGTACTCCGTGTAATTTACCAATCATGTTTCGTTAAATATGCGACATCGTCGCTAAGCAATcttatattatttcaaaaattatttttaacccTTATATTGCTGAAGAGCATCAAACCAGGTATATGGTGAGAGTGAGTcgaaaataattatgaattaaatgaatgaacatgaacaattgtatttttaacaaattagaGGGCTCATTATGAATTAGTGAAGCCCTTTGAGTGATATCTGAATTTGAAGTGGCAATaatacatgtatttttttttaataagttaaatTAGTCCGCCAAAATTGACACCGTGTAGAATCGAACATGAAACCTTGAAGAATAGCACACTCAGACTCAAATAAACACTACCataccaacccaagtgggttcaAAGAACAATACATGTTATTtacttatttgtaaaaaaatatataatatattgtctAATTTCTTAATAGGTGCTCATTAAACACATTGAATTTCAACATTATTTAACTGAAATTTGAATGCAATTTATATTTAGGTCATGTTAAATTGTGCCTTTAGGTACAAGTTAAAGAACTtagaatgaaattaaaaaataagttttatattgaaaagCCTAAAAAGATTGTGGCATTTAGCCTGGGTAAGTGAAGttttttcccatcatgggaaagtttgatttttaccattagattaaagagGTGTATTGATCTTATCATGGTCTACCTGCACTTTATTCATCCTTTAGATCTAGAATTCTATTCTACACGGGAATGAAATGATTTTCCTCCCCTATCTCTTCCATGTCCCCCCCACCACCACCAGcagcaccaccaccaccaccaaataAAAGCATTTACTTCCATCATTCTGGTTTCACCCAGCCATCATCACCATGAACATCACACacataaaacaccaacaacaacaacttgttAAACCCATAACGATTTGTTCAAAACACATTTGTGTTGTTTTCTATCTTCAGTTTGTCTTTCTCCTTACAAAATCTCTTGTGAATCATTAAAGAAAAGTtgttaaagattaaatgattCGTTAAAGGTCAAAGATTAAAAGATTTCTTGCGTGTGTGTTTCTTGCAATAATTTGAAGTAATAAAGAAAAGCTATTAAAGATTAAagatttgttttctatttttgaaaCATTAATCAAGTCTGCTAATTTGAGCAAAGTCCAAGATCTGGAAATGGAAGATGAATACACTGTGATGggtcaagatcctctccatttataaatttttccatttgttgcaatttggagagagatagacacaaaaaataagtGATGGGTCCTATCACTAagtgggtcccaccatcattaattattttttactttttatgtgtctttatctctctaaatagaacaaatggaaaaatttataaatggagatGATATTGACCCCACTGTGATGGTGAGTTGCTGGTTGTGGTTGGAGGAGAGAGAATTGTTAGTGAAGATAatgtgaaaaaaattcaatgtagGGAGAACATGATAAGAGTGTGCtctttatttaatcaaatgACTATGATCAACTTTCCCATCATGGGGAACTACTTCCCTTTCCCATACTAAACCTCACCTGAAAAGATAgtttttgaaacttttaaattCAAAAAAGTACATATAAAgccatattttaaaaaagtatatatatctggcaattttttattattatgtagGGAAAAGTTTTTTAGATAAAGGctatgtttgataaaaaaatcaacagATATTAGATGAATTTATAGCTGATAACAAATATACTAAATGAAATGTTTGGAGAAATTTTGGTTTAATTAGCCgttaaatatgaaataaaataacatgtatctttaatctttttttttttaacaaatcaaaatgagatttcataataaacaCGGTGATATATCCTGCACAAGGCATGCAAAAGGATGACCACCagcaaatatttacaaagccaCATGTCCTTATTGAAAAAGCAGCAGCAGAAAACAGTAAATAAATTACAGCAAAACTCCCATACAGAGTAACAAATGTTGCCACTAATCAGTATAGCTATAACAGAAGGATGTCTGCTTTGATTTTAACCAAAGTAACAAATTTAGTTTAACTTTTTCGATAAGGGTAACAGAAGTAGAGGCCGTGTTTTGGAATATACGGgtgttcctttccttccaaattaccCAAACCGTAGCAAATCAAATTATCTCATAAATAAATGAGAAGTTCTAGGCATGCCCGCCATCAcaataaaatgcataaaatgaTGTCGAAGATCAACGAGAGTAATGAAAGAGATACTTAACCAGTTCCAAACTTTGGAACAAAGCTCACATAAAGTGTCACATCTAAGAAACAAATGTGATGTTGTTTCGGAACTATCACACCCAGCCTCTCCACACTTGATATCATTAGCATGAAGAACACCCCGCCGCACTAAATTATCTTTCGCCGGAAGTCTATTGCGAAGGAGTCGCCAAGCCAAGAGAGACACCTTTGAAGGGATATGTTTATGCCATACGTCATCCACAAGAGTCCTATCCACCATGTCACCTGAATGAGTAACAAACCGGTAGGCTTCCCACACTGAATAACCATGAATATGATCTAAAAACCACCTCCAAGTGTCGCTGACAttatcctgcaaaacaatgttatgtaATAGAATAGAGCATTCCCTCACACTTtcctcctcccaagctaacAGACGGTGTCTCCACACCCACGCCCCTCCACCTTCCATCCACCCTAGAGTCGACATCTCCTCCACCGAGCACTCCTTAAAAACTGCCAAATCAAATAAGCGGGggaattttaatttcaaaggtACTTCCCCCACCCAataatcataccaaaacaaagtaGTCCTCCCATTACCCACCACCCGCCGAATATTATCCTCTAACCACCTTCCCACACCCTCCCTACTCCCTCATAAGCTCTAGTAATCGTCCGCCACCAATACGAACCATGCCTACCCCATCctttaccccccccccccccccccccccccccatctCACAGTATGTATAATGAAATTGTTAACAATTACTAGTGATGATTAAGATATTTCAAAGGTagtaatctatttttttttaaatatataatttctagaatatgtatttttttaaaggttgtGCCTAGATTAAATAATAAGGGTCACTAAATGGGCTAGTTtaagaaatctttgtatggaTTTTCTTATAAATGCACGGTGGGATTAAATTAAACCCATTATATTAGCTGGTCTTTGGTTAGATATCTGATTTaagtaacaaaacaaattaaagtttttcattaaaaaaaaaattaaagttttattAAATGTAGCAAAATAACGCTTTGGCCCAATTTTTTGAGCtcttattttattctcttttgttACTTACTTCGTTTTCCAATAAATGACcaaattgtaattatttttttttgaaaatgaataacTTATCTCActttttaatgtaatattttttcaacttcACACTCTAATCGGTAGTGTTAATTATACCACTTTGAATCTTTTGGTTATAATATTACTTTGAATTTGATATCTCTCACTTTTCATGTATGATGGATTTTATTGAAAGAAGTGTACCAATATTTGACAAGGGTatttaaaactatttatttttgtgcgAATTGATTAAATCGATAGAAAGGAGtaaagttgaaaataattttttttgattaaaatcgGTAGAAACAAGAAAGGAGTACTAGTACATACATTGAaaagagataattttttttgggttcacgctacaaataataataagtacATAGCATCATCATTAATTTGAAGACAAAACGGTAGAATCTAGAGTGAGCGTGACACTCTATCTTGCTGCTGCACATTTTACAATGGCTCAAAACAGAGAAAAAATCAAGAGAAAACAACCTGAACcggttgatgatgatgatgatgatgatcaagaAGAAAATTGGTGCTTTGAATGCAAAGATGGTGGACAACTTGTTATCTGTGATCATGAGTAACTCATTTTCTTTctccatctttttattttttatttctcatttgATGATCATAATCTCTACGttgttgtatttatttatttcaggaACTGTGGAAAAGCTTATCATTCTGATTGTGTTGGAAAGGATGATTCCTTTTTTGATACTGTAGAATCTTGGGTTTGTGGTAAGccttttcatatttttggatttattattaatattttatttactcatgcaaacttgaaagttgaaacaaaaCATTACTACTTTTTAACATTATATTATGGTACTATTTGTCacatgtttttatgtttttaatttttctctctctatattaTGTATGTATCTGATATATgaaaatgtttatttatgagGTTAACTGGTAGAGATCAAAAGTAATGTTTTGCATGCATTTGTATTTTCAGGTAGGCATTGTTGCTACAACTGCAGTAAACGCTCCAAGTTTTGTTGCCTTGGTTGTCCAAATGCTGTATGCAAAAAGTGTGTTTCTACTTCAGAATTTACTCTAGTTAGAGGTGTTCAAGGACTGTGCTGTGACTGCTTAGAGATAGTAAAGATTATAGAACTAAAGTTGGACCATGATTCTGAGGGGGTAGGTGTGATAATAACTTTGATTTTAGAATATTTACCAAATTTGTTCTTATTGATTGTTTAATCCATAATTGTTTTAGGACTTTTAAAACATCCTTTGTGcactttcaacattttttctttttcaagatcatgaaaataattttttgttgcttttgttgGTTTTTACATACTTTTTGAAGCGAATGTTTGTAACGTGgtggttatgttagtttcacctcctttttttttttaaaactcatttTACGTCACTTAGCTCACCGCCCGAGCTACCTACATAGGACACTAGTATTTACATATTGATTTTGAAACATGTACTTTTCAGTAATTTCATCTCATAACCGTGTTCATGTAAATATGCAATTTTATCTGAATATTTTGGATTCTAGATGGTGAAAGGTTagactatttttaaaacaaaagaagtGTTTGTTCATATCTTTCTGCTACGATTAGAACCAAAATTGTCAAGTTCATatgtttttttggttgaaaCAACGAAACTGATATAATCAAATTGGTATTGGTTGTACTAGTAAGTGTCATATTAGtcctacaaaaccggcttgtaaggttgGAATTgtccacttataaacacattttatgTTCACATCTCATCCAATGAGGGGACTTTATACGATATTCGACTTATATTTAAGGAAATTTGTCCCTTCTACGCAGAACAAAATAACCTTGGATGACAGAGAAACATATGAATGTCTATTCAAGGAATACTGGGGCATTGTTAAGGAAAGAGAAGGGCTCACTGACGACGATGTCTCAGCTGCACTGCCCAACTATCGAAAGGGTAAAGATCTCGAGCTTCATAAAATTCACTGTGAAGGTgaagaagagaaacaaaatgATACCAACAATATTGAAGAATATACAGGTGTGCATAAGCTGAAGAAACAGAATCGGTATAGTTCAATGGAATTTGTCGGATGGGCATCAAGACCTCTATCTAGCTTCCTTGCATCCATAGGGAGATACAAAACCGAACCAATGATGCAATGGGGAATAAGATCTCTCATATATGAATACATTAAGGAGAAAAATCTTTACCATCCCAAAGACAAGAGGAAATTCCTCCCTGATGACAAGTTGTTTcctatatttaaaaagaaagctGTGTTGAAGTCTCAGATATATTCTCTACTCGAGTTTCACATTGCGAAAAATTCAGATGATTCATCTAGAAAGGAAAATCacgatgaaaaaaaaaattgttcggCAGACAAGGATATCGATGATCAGACATGTCTGGAAAGCCGGTTGTCCAACTTGGATGTTTTGCATCCATTAAAACCTGGATGTTTTGCATCCATTAATGCCAATAATATCAAGCTTATCTACCTAAAACAAAGCTTGGTGATCGAGTTATCGAAACAACCTGAAAGCTTTGCGAGTAGGGTGGTTGGAACTTTTGTTAGAGCCAGAGTAGATTCCAATGATCATAAGCTAAGGAATTCATACCATCTTGTGAGAGTCATAGGtataataaattgcatataGATCTTGCTAGCTTTTTAACGCTACTTTATATTTCTCAATATTTGGTTCTATGTATGTACTTTAAATGATTGATCATTTCTCTTGTTTAACTTTTAGGTGTTCAACATGATCAAATGTCTAATGGAATACTCTTGCAAGTTTCCTTCATGCCTAAAGCTATTTCCATCTCTGAGCTCTCCGATGAAGATTTCACAGAGGTACGTGTAAATAATTTGCAGTGAAAATATTATTATCCTGGAATACGTATTAATTGTGTTGTTTT containing:
- the LOC112416462 gene encoding zinc finger CCCH domain-containing protein 44; translation: MAQNREKIKRKQPEPVDDDDDDDQEENWCFECKDGGQLVICDHENCGKAYHSDCVGKDDSFFDTVESWVCGRHCCYNCSKRSKFCCLGCPNAVCKKCVSTSEFTLVRGVQGLCCDCLEIVKIIELKLDHDSEGNKITLDDRETYECLFKEYWGIVKEREGLTDDDVSAALPNYRKGKDLELHKIHCEGEEEKQNDTNNIEEYTGVHKLKKQNRYSSMEFVGWASRPLSSFLASIGRYKTEPMMQWGIRSLIYEYIKEKNLYHPKDKRKFLPDDKLFPIFKKKAVLKSQIYSLLEFHIAKNSDDSSRKENHDEKKNCSADKDIDDQTCLESRLSNLDVLHPLKPGCFASINANNIKLIYLKQSLVIELSKQPESFASRVVGTFVRARVDSNDHKLRNSYHLVRVIGVQHDQMSNGILLQVSFMPKAISISELSDEDFTEQDCEDLRKKVKTGLLPKLTVEDLQEKATSLHEDITKHWIATRLAYLQIQIERVNKEYPSCII